A genome region from Carya illinoinensis cultivar Pawnee chromosome 2, C.illinoinensisPawnee_v1, whole genome shotgun sequence includes the following:
- the LOC122300124 gene encoding protein MANNAN SYNTHESIS-RELATED 1, which produces MGVDLRQVVAAVLTLTMFVMLGNMIKRDHFDSVEGKFPGGARDVDLDMEEGAVSLSRKSGGLWKEDGQQLKQCWNKPILDDVELTDGFVTFSLTNGPEYHVSQITDAVVVARYLGATLVLPYIRGSKPGDERSFGEIYDVEKFIKSLDGVVRVAKDLPAEISTRNLAVVKVPNRVTEEFIVEHVEPVYKRKGNIRLATYFPSVNMKKSPKKSSSDSVACLAMFGTLQLQPEIQEVVDSMVERLRTLSRKTDGQFIAVDLRVDMLEKKNCHENGDTGTRSCYNAQEVGAFLRKMGFDKDTPVYLTESRWQSSLDALKDLFPKTYTKESIMPADKRKKFLDSEGSEYEKVIDFYVCSESDVFVPAISGLFYSNVAGKRIVAGRTQILVPANIRESSASASGFITPYVSKKNHLAYSCFC; this is translated from the exons atgggtgTGGACTTGAGGCAAGTGGTGGCTGCGGTTCTAACGTTGACCATGTTCGTGATGCTGGGAAACATGATCAAGCGTGACCATTTCGATTCTGTTGAA GGAAAATTTCCTGGTGGAGCAAGAGATGTTGATTTAGATATGGAGGAGGGTGCTGTTTCTCTTTCTAGAAAGAGTGGGGGTCTTTGGAAGGAGGATGGGCAGCAACTGAAACAATGTTGGAATAAGCCGATTTTGG ACGATGTGGAGCTGACAGACGGGTTTGTCACTTTCTCGTTAACTAATGGCCCCGAGTACCATGTCTCTCAG ATCACTGATGCAGTTGTGGTGGCAAGATATCTCGGTGCAACTCTCGTGCTTCCTTACATTAGAGGAAGCAAACCAGGTGACGAGAG GAGCTTTGGAGAAATATATGATGTTGAGAAGTTTATAAAAAGTCTTGACGGTGTAGTCAGAGTGGCAAAAGATCTGCCTGCTGAAATATCAACACGAAATCTTGCCGTTGTGAAAGTCCCTAATCGGGTAACAGAAGAGTTCATTGTAGAACACGTTGAACCAGTTTATAAGCGAAAGGGAAACATACGGCTGGCTACATACTTCCCCTCAGTGAATATGAAGAAGTCGCCCAAAAAAAGTTCCAGTGATTCAGTTGCGTGTTTGGCAATGTTTGGAACTTTGCAGTTGCAACCAGAGATTCAAGAAGTTGTTGACTCAATGGTTGAGCGTCTAAGAACTTTGAGCCGAAAGACAGATGGTCAATTTATAGCCGTGGACTTGAGAGTTGATATGTTGGAGAAGAAGAATTGCCATGAAAATGGTGATACTGGGACAAGAAGTTGTTACAATGCACAAGAGGTTGGTGCATTTTTGAGGAAGATGGGATTTGACAAGGATACCCCCGTGTATTTGACTGAATCCAGATGGCAAAGCAGCCTTGATGCTCTGAAGGATCTCTtccctaaaacatatacaaag GAAAGCATAATGCCtgcagataaaagaaaaaagttctTAGATTCAGAAGGTTCTGAATATGAGAAGGTTATTGACTTCTATGTATGTTCTGAGAGTGATGTTTTTGTACCAGCCATCTCTGGTCTGTTCTATTCCAACGTGGCTGGTAAGAGAATTGTTGCCGGTAGGACTCAAATACTTGTTCCAGCCAATATTCGCGAGTCCTCTGCTTCTGCTTCTGGATTCATTACTCCCTATGTGTCCAAGAAGAATCACTTGGCCTATTCATGCTTTTGCTAG